Proteins co-encoded in one Arachis hypogaea cultivar Tifrunner chromosome 13, arahy.Tifrunner.gnm2.J5K5, whole genome shotgun sequence genomic window:
- the LOC140177433 gene encoding uncharacterized protein — protein MVSEREDPTMADNLANPNASPSSNSAADFENFTAFMRQFSQFQAHLGRFSSSSAISDPISHYFLHPGESPGLALIPLKLTPQNYYQWSHDMWRALRSKNKVKFLDGSILKPGEGDPNFEAWDRCNNFLLSWINLSLSPEIAKSVMRISSAPNLWNDLKRRYSQGDVFQVGTLKEEFYALKQGDLTVTSYFAMLKAIWEELENLRAIPSCVACVNGCLCGLQIVRDYASEEYVVKFLKGLNEQYSNVKSQIMLIKPLPEINTVLSMLTQQEQELNCDLSNSNIVTNSLEVQNSTGGGSFSGRGRGRGRNSGRGGNQKFYSRGYTSKFCSYCNRIGHLAETCYKKNGFPTHQKQRVANQLSTDEIVENSGAEIADFNQDKRSDDTVLVLTPDQKETLLVLLQQPRMPTSNSVNHITSSATLTQPKGRHCLSVSSNFTKTSWILDSGTTDHASYIQESFKTFHYMRPVLVNLPDGSTTTTNICGTVQLSKHLILTNVLPSLKMIGQAKVIGDLYVMDAQPWKLTTPEVNTHSVNVTVQQDLGTLWHARLDQPSIESSNFDPFAFFYNNSAHTSSYEHTHGIIAPHTIHTTPDSSATSTSPMASLHDITDSASPATLESASALAPLEHSSIHIEDPINAAQLPSTCKYPLSHHLSYSLFTPKHQAFTFALINNPDPKHYSEAVMHDCWRKAIEAELTALEQNKTWIITSLPPGKNAVGCKWIFRTKFNPDGTIERHKARLVAQGFTQIPGVDYIDTFSPVVKMSTVCVLLTVAAAKNWHLHQLDVNTAFLHGDLHEDVYMKLPKGLQCSDPNLVCKLTKSLYGLKQASRQWNIKLSAALADLGFTPSENDHSLFTKSTGTSFTAILVYVDDLVLAGDDLSEIQAVKMFLDDKFKIKDLGLLKFFIGMEVARSNAGIALYQRKYALDLITDCGLLGAKPASTPMEYTTSLSKASGSPLPDATIYRRLVGRLLYLTNTRPDLSYSVGCLSQFMDSPTDAHLKAAYRIIRYLKQSPATGLFFSVNNSFTLSGYTDSDWGACKDTRKSISGYCFFLDQTLISWKSKKQATVSRSSSEAEYRALANGTCELVWLLKLLKEFNILPPLPVDIFCDNKSAIYIASNPVFHERTKHVEVDCHVARNKFKEGVSNLRHVVSSEQPADLFTKSLPPGPFSHLLSKLGLLDLHKPLRKREMINEGGSSALPLGPSPHASTFFD, from the exons ATGGTATCAGAGCGAGAAGATCCAACTATGGCAGATAATTTAGCTAATCCGAATGCAAGCCCTTCATCAAATTCCGCTGCAGATTTTGAGAATTTCACCGCTTTCATgcgtcaattctctcaattccaGGCACATCTTGGCAGATTTAGTtcctcttctgcaatttctgaTCCGATTAGCCATTATTTTCTTCATCCAGGAGAAAGTCCTGGTTTGGCCCTAATTCCACTTAAGTTGACACCTCAAAATTATTATCAGTGGTCGCACGATATGTGGAGAGCACTCAGATCGAAGAACAAGGTGAAATTCCTCGATGGATCCATTCTAAAACCAGGTGAAGGTGATCCTAATTTTGAAGCATGGGATAGGTGTAACAATTTTCTCCTCTCCTGGATCAACCTCTCTCTCAGCCCTGAAATCGCTAAGAGCGTGATGCGGATTAGCTCAGCTCCAAACTTGTGGAATGATTTAAAACGTCGTTACTCACAGGGAGATGTCTTTCAAGTTGGTACGTTAAAAGAAGAATTTTATGCACTCAAACAAGGTGATCTTACTGTTACCTCTTACTTTGCTATGTTGAAAGCTATTTGGGAAGAATTAGAAAATTTACGTGCTATTCCTAGTTGTGTTGCTTGTGTTAATGGATGTTTATGTGGATTACAAATTGTTCGAGACTATGCTTCTGAGGAATATGTTGTCAAATTCTTAAAAGGATTGAATGAGCAATATTCAAATGTTAAATCACAAATCATGTTAATAAAGCCGTTACCTGAAATCAACACAGTACTATCTATGTTAACCCAACAAGAGCAAGAATTGAATTGTGACCTGTCAAATAGCAACATAGTGACTAACTCTTTAGAGGTGCAAAACTCAACTGGAGGCGGTTCATTTTCTGGAAGAGGCAGAGGCCGTGGACGAAATTCCGGCAGAGGAGGAAATCAAAAATTTTATAGTCGAGGCTACACTTCAAAGTTTTGTAGCTACTGTAATCGAATTGGTCATTTAGCAGAGACATGCTATAAGAAAAATGGCTTTCCTACTCACCAAAAGCAGCGAGTGGCCAATCAACTTAGCACTGACGAGATAGTTGAGAATTCTGGTGCTGAGATTGCTGATTTTAACCAGGATAAAAGGAGCGATGATACAGTACTTGTGTTGACTCCAGATCAGAAGGAAACCTTACTAGTACTCCTTCAACAACCACGCATGCCAACTTCAAATAGTGTAAACCACATTACTTCTTCGGCCACCCTTACTCAACCAAAAGGTAGGCATTGCTTGAGTGTATCATCAAATTTTACTAAAACTTCTTGGATACTTGACAGTGGAACTACTGATCATGCATCCTATATTCAAGAGTCTTTCAAAACTTTTCATTATATGAGACCAGTTTTAGTAAATCTACCTGATGGTTCTACCACTACAACAAATATTTGTGGCACTGTGCAACTCTCTAAACATTTGATTCTTACCAAT GTACTCCCATCATTGAAGATGATTGGGCAAGCTAAAGTCATTGGTGATCTTTATGTGATGGATGCTCAACCTTGGAAACTAACTACACCAGAAGTTAACACACATTCTGTAAATGTCACAGTGCAGCAAGATTTAGGAACTCTATGGCATGCTAGACTAG ATCAGCCTTCAATTGAATCATCCAATTTTGACCCTTTTGCATTCTTTTATAATAACTCTGCACATACTTCTTCATATGAGCATACTCATGGCATAATTGCACCTCACACCATACACACTACACCTGATTCATCTGCCACTTCTACATCACCCATGGCATCTCTTCATGATATAACAGATTCTGCATCACCCGCCACCTTAGAATCAGCATCTGCATTGGCACCATTGGAACATTCATCCATTCATATTGA AGATCCAATCAATGCGGCCCAATTACCTTCAACATGTAAGTATCCCCTTTCTCACCATTTGTCATATTCATTGTTCACTCCCAAGCACCAGGCCTTCACTTTTGCTCTCATAAATAACCCGGACCCCAAACACTATTCTGAGGCTGTTATGCATGATTGTTGGAGGAAGGCTATTGAGGCAGAACTCACTGCTCTTGAGCAAAACAAAACCTGGATCATCACTTCTCTTCCTCCTGGAAAGAATGCAGTTGGTTGTAAGTGGATTTTTCGCACAAAATTCAACCCAGATGGCACTATCGAGAGGCATAAGGCACGTCTTGTTGCCCAAGGTTTCACTCAAATTCCTGGAGTTGATTACATTGACACCTTTAGTCCCGTTGTGAAAATGAGCACTGTGTGTGTTCTTCTTACCGTTGCAGCAGCAAAGAATTGGCATCTTCATCAACTTGATGTGAATACAGCTTTTCTCCATGGAGACCTACATGAGGACGTTTATATGAAACTTCCAAAGGGGTTGCAGTGTTCCGATCCAAACTTAGTCTGCAAGTTGACAAAATCTTTGTACGGTTTGAAACAAGCTAGTCGCCAATGGAACATCAAGTTGTCTGCTGCACTTGCTGATCTGGGGTTTACTCCATCTGAAAATGATCACTCGCTTTTTACCAAATCCACAGGTACAAGTTTCACAGCTATTCTTGTTTATGTTGATGATCTTGTGTTAGCTggagatgatttgagtgaaattcaAGCTGTCAAAATGTTTTTGGatgataaattcaaaattaaagacCTTGGCCTTCTTAAGTTCTTTATTGGGATGGAGGTAGCACGAAGCAATGCTGGTATTGCACTGTATCAAAGAAAGTATGCATTGGATTTGATCACAGACTGCGGTTTGCTTGGTGCAAAACCAGCATCTACTCCTATGGAGTACACTACTTCTCTGTCTAAGGCTTCAGGCTCCCCTCTTCCTGATGCAACCATCTATCGTAGATTGGTGGGCAGACTTCTGTACCTTACTAACACAAGACCAGATCTCAGCTACTCTGTTGGATGCCTATCTCAGTTCATGGATTCACCAACTGATGCCCACTTGAAGGCTGCCTATAGGATCATCCGGTATCTAAAACAATCACCAGCAACTGGCTTATTTTTCTCTGTCAACAATTCTTTCACACTATCTGGTTACACTGATTCTGATTGGGGGGCTTGTAAAGACACCCGAAAATCCATCAGTGGTTATTGTTTCTTCCTTGACCAAACTCTTATTTCTTGGAAGAGTAAGAAGCAGGCTACAGTTTCAAGGTCGTCCTCAGAAGCAGAATATCGCGCCCTTGCTAATGGCACTTGTGAACTCGTTTGGTTACTCAAACTACTAAAAGAATTCAacattcttcctcctcttccggTTGATATCTTCTGTGATAATAAATCTGCTATCTATATTGCTTCAAATCCTGTCTTTCATGAAAGAACCAAGCATGTTGAGGTTGATTGTCATGTGGCTCG